In Effusibacillus pohliae DSM 22757, a genomic segment contains:
- a CDS encoding PucR family transcriptional regulator: MDVEKDPFDGTFDSLETLADTISEVLRCPVTIEDANHRLLAYSSHDTKTDPARIATIIGRRVPEKVINSLWRAGVIPQLLNSDNPIRIPAIHDVGLGNRVAVAIRTKSEILGYIWVLEEDHPLSEEALHQLKKAAQAAKTKLLQLQVRKRKQEAGHQEFLWQLLTGHLKSDTLIRDHAKKLLLALPDRFQVLVFEFTEDISESLQQKIQYLLTATQRIRIVCHAVDRNQLILLASPLNDRSYKQDFSHFIGDFTAQMQDRFRVSPIEAGCGSLFHQDYTKVETSYQEALTVLQLKKRFPTETKALHHVEDLGFYRYLPLIADYKRSRQIENPHLKRLQEYDREHNTSLLQTLAVFLASDSNVKEAADRLHIHANTLNYRLTRIAEIGGINLKDMDQKVSLYLDLKAETLDG, encoded by the coding sequence ATGGATGTTGAAAAAGATCCATTTGACGGCACGTTTGACAGCCTGGAAACGTTGGCCGACACGATCAGCGAAGTGCTCCGCTGCCCGGTGACGATCGAGGACGCCAACCATCGGCTGCTGGCCTACAGTTCGCACGATACGAAAACGGACCCGGCGCGCATCGCTACCATCATCGGCCGGCGCGTCCCGGAAAAAGTGATCAACAGCCTATGGCGGGCCGGCGTGATTCCCCAGCTGTTAAACAGCGATAACCCGATCCGCATCCCCGCCATCCACGATGTGGGTCTGGGCAACCGGGTGGCTGTAGCGATTCGCACAAAAAGCGAGATTCTGGGTTATATCTGGGTGCTGGAAGAGGATCACCCGCTGAGTGAGGAAGCGCTCCACCAGTTAAAAAAAGCGGCGCAAGCGGCGAAAACCAAGCTGTTGCAACTGCAGGTCCGAAAACGCAAGCAGGAAGCGGGCCATCAGGAATTTCTGTGGCAGCTCCTGACCGGCCACCTGAAATCCGACACGCTGATTCGGGACCATGCAAAAAAATTGCTGCTGGCGCTGCCCGACCGCTTCCAGGTGCTGGTGTTCGAGTTTACGGAAGACATCAGCGAATCCTTGCAGCAAAAAATCCAATACCTGTTGACCGCCACCCAGCGGATTCGCATCGTCTGCCATGCGGTCGACCGGAACCAGTTGATCCTGCTGGCCTCCCCGCTCAACGACCGCTCGTACAAGCAGGATTTCAGCCATTTTATCGGGGATTTTACGGCGCAAATGCAGGACCGCTTCCGCGTTTCGCCAATCGAAGCCGGCTGCGGTTCCCTGTTCCACCAGGATTATACCAAGGTGGAAACCAGCTACCAGGAGGCGTTGACCGTCCTGCAGCTGAAAAAACGGTTTCCAACCGAAACGAAAGCGCTGCACCATGTGGAGGACCTCGGTTTTTACCGATACCTGCCGTTGATCGCGGACTACAAGCGGTCGCGCCAGATTGAAAATCCGCATCTCAAGCGGCTGCAGGAGTACGACCGTGAACATAACACCAGCCTGCTGCAAACGTTGGCGGTCTTCCTGGCGAGCGACAGCAATGTGAAGGAGGCGGCGGATCGCCTGCACATCCACGCGAACACGCTGAATTACCGGTTGACGCGGATCGCCGAGATCGGTGGCATCAATCTGAAAGATATGGACCAGAAAGTCAGCCTCTACCTCGATCTGAAAGCGGAAACGCTCGACGGGTGA
- the ald gene encoding alanine dehydrogenase gives MKIGIPKEIKNNENRVAITPAGVEALKSHGHEVYIEKSAGLGSGFTDEEYRQKGAVILDTAAEVWATADMVMKVKEPLPQEYTYFREGLILFTYLHLAPEPELTKALVDKGVIAIAYETIQLEDRSLPLLTPMSEVAGRMAVQIGAQFLEKPYGGKGVLLGGVPGVAPAEVVIIGGGVVGTNAAKMALGTGARVTILDINSDRLRYLDDIFGGRITTLMSNSYNIEQAVRKADLLIGAVLIPGARAPKLVKEYMVQGMSKGSVIVDVAIDQGGSIETIDRVTTHSDPTYEKYGVVHYAVANMPGAVARTSTLALTNATIPYALQIANKGVKQAIQDNKALYRGVNVAGGAVTYEAVARDLGYPYVPAEQALQKQFAVL, from the coding sequence ATGAAGATCGGGATACCGAAAGAAATAAAGAACAACGAGAACCGCGTCGCGATCACACCGGCCGGGGTGGAAGCACTAAAAAGCCACGGCCACGAGGTGTATATTGAAAAATCGGCCGGTCTCGGCAGCGGCTTCACGGACGAAGAATACCGCCAAAAAGGCGCCGTGATTCTCGATACGGCGGCGGAAGTCTGGGCAACGGCAGACATGGTCATGAAAGTGAAAGAACCGCTGCCGCAGGAATATACCTATTTTCGTGAAGGGTTGATCCTGTTCACCTATTTGCACCTTGCTCCGGAGCCGGAATTGACGAAAGCGCTGGTGGACAAGGGCGTGATCGCGATCGCCTACGAAACGATCCAATTGGAGGACCGTTCCCTGCCGCTGTTAACTCCGATGAGCGAAGTGGCGGGCCGCATGGCAGTCCAAATCGGCGCCCAGTTCCTGGAAAAACCGTACGGCGGCAAAGGCGTTCTCTTGGGCGGCGTACCGGGTGTGGCGCCGGCGGAAGTGGTGATCATCGGCGGCGGTGTGGTCGGCACCAACGCAGCGAAAATGGCCCTCGGCACCGGAGCACGCGTGACGATCCTCGACATCAACTCGGATCGCCTTCGCTATCTGGACGACATTTTCGGCGGCCGAATTACGACGCTGATGTCCAATTCGTACAATATCGAACAAGCGGTCCGCAAGGCTGACCTGCTGATCGGAGCAGTGCTGATTCCGGGCGCACGGGCGCCGAAACTGGTGAAGGAATATATGGTGCAGGGAATGTCGAAAGGATCGGTGATTGTTGACGTGGCGATCGACCAGGGCGGCTCGATCGAGACGATCGACCGGGTCACCACCCATTCCGATCCGACCTATGAAAAATACGGCGTCGTGCATTACGCGGTGGCCAACATGCCGGGTGCGGTGGCAAGAACCTCGACGCTCGCCTTGACCAACGCAACCATTCCCTACGCCCTGCAAATCGCCAACAAAGGCGTCAAGCAGGCGATCCAGGACAACAAGGCGCTGTATCGCGGCGTCAACGTGGCGGGCGGCGCCGTCACCTACGAAGCGGTCGCAAGAGATCTCGGCTACCCGTACGTACCGGCCGAACAAGCGCTGCAAAAACAATTTGCCGTGTTATAA
- a CDS encoding DODA-type extradiol aromatic ring-opening family dioxygenase produces MAASFFIAHGSPMLAIEDNRYTRDLQQLGHSLGTPAAIVVFSAHWISRTLSITSTNDPYETIYDFGGFPRELYEITYPARGSVKVAAKVAQLFEGNGIEVRRDSRRGLDHGVWVILRHMFPEADIPVIAASVNPLLPPEEQYRIGQAIAALKNKNIVVIGSGATVHNLRAINFSADHESDEWAEKFDDWLIDHIQKWDTVSLFDYKRLAPHAQLATPDYEHFLPLFIAMGCGDASRKARVLHRSYRYGALSHMILEFA; encoded by the coding sequence ATGGCAGCTTCGTTTTTTATCGCCCATGGATCCCCGATGCTCGCAATTGAAGACAACCGCTACACCCGCGATTTGCAGCAATTGGGGCACAGCTTGGGTACGCCTGCGGCAATTGTTGTTTTCTCGGCCCACTGGATCAGCCGCACGCTTTCCATTACAAGCACAAACGATCCTTATGAGACGATCTACGATTTTGGCGGCTTTCCGAGGGAGCTGTATGAGATCACCTACCCAGCACGCGGATCGGTCAAGGTGGCGGCAAAGGTGGCCCAACTTTTTGAAGGCAACGGAATCGAAGTGAGGCGGGATTCTCGCCGGGGACTTGATCACGGGGTTTGGGTGATTTTGCGCCACATGTTCCCGGAAGCGGACATTCCGGTCATCGCCGCATCCGTCAATCCGTTGCTTCCGCCGGAAGAGCAGTATCGCATCGGCCAAGCGATTGCAGCACTGAAAAACAAAAACATTGTGGTCATCGGCAGCGGCGCCACCGTTCACAATCTTCGCGCAATCAATTTCTCGGCCGACCACGAATCGGATGAATGGGCGGAGAAATTTGACGATTGGCTGATCGATCACATTCAGAAGTGGGATACTGTTTCTCTCTTTGACTATAAAAGGCTGGCCCCGCATGCCCAATTGGCAACGCCGGATTACGAGCACTTTTTGCCGCTGTTCATCGCGATGGGGTGCGGGGACGCCAGCCGAAAAGCTCGCGTTCTGCACCGAAGCTACCGATATGGGGCTCTAAGCCACATGATACTGGAATTTGCTTAA
- a CDS encoding CDGSH iron-sulfur domain-containing protein: MADVTIKVLDKGPLFVSGNVEVVDAEGRKFETKQQFALCRCGLSKNKPFCDGTHQGNFEDCARAAKVL, from the coding sequence ATGGCAGATGTAACAATTAAGGTACTGGATAAAGGCCCTCTGTTTGTGAGCGGGAACGTGGAAGTGGTTGACGCGGAAGGGAGAAAATTCGAAACGAAACAGCAATTTGCTCTCTGCCGCTGCGGTCTCTCCAAGAACAAGCCCTTCTGTGACGGAACTCATCAAGGCAATTTCGAAGACTGTGCAAGAGCAGCCAAAGTTCTATAA
- a CDS encoding GNAT family N-acetyltransferase, whose amino-acid sequence MEIRKLNSNEPLPLHLLLLADPSQKLVEGYIKRGQCFIAEVNDQVIGVYVLLPTRPETVEIVNLAVDENYQGKGIGKQLVFHAIQNATLHGYKTIEIGTGNSSVGQLALYQKCGFRITGIDRDFFIRHYTEEIFENGIQCRDMIRLSQDL is encoded by the coding sequence ATGGAAATTCGAAAATTGAATTCAAATGAACCACTTCCACTACATTTATTATTATTAGCTGATCCTTCTCAAAAACTTGTGGAGGGATATATTAAAAGAGGACAATGCTTTATAGCAGAAGTTAATGATCAGGTCATCGGAGTGTATGTATTACTTCCAACAAGACCTGAAACAGTTGAGATAGTAAATCTAGCAGTTGATGAAAATTATCAGGGTAAAGGAATAGGGAAACAGTTAGTATTTCATGCAATTCAAAATGCAACATTGCATGGCTATAAAACGATTGAAATTGGCACGGGAAACTCAAGTGTGGGACAACTGGCACTTTATCAAAAATGTGGTTTTAGAATAACTGGAATTGACAGGGACTTCTTTATTAGACACTACACTGAGGAAATATTTGAGAATGGAATACAATGTAGGGATATGATACGTCTATCTCAAGATTTGTAA
- the glmS gene encoding glutamine--fructose-6-phosphate transaminase (isomerizing), whose translation MCGIVGYIGHRQAQDVLIHGLSKLEYRGYDSAGIAVFDGGSIQLQKSVGRLATLEERVKGHAVLTGSQGIGHTRWATHGRPSDDNAHPHMDEAGRFVVVHNGIIENYLELREELTAKGHRFQSETDTEVVVHLIEELYNGDLFKTVVQVLKRIHGAFALAIMAQDEPGKLIAVRKQSPLVIGLGEGENFIASDIPAILEYTRKTYIMDDGEIAVLTADGVECFTFEGNPISKEVFNVTWDAMAAEKGGYEHFMLKEIHEQPRAIRDTLTGRISEDGQRVVLKELNWRPELAGAIDRIHIVACGTSWHAGLVGKEVIEKLTRIPVDVEIASEYRYRDPILTENTLVIVISQSGETADTLAALRESKQRGARVLAITNVLGSSVNREADDTIITMAGPEIAVASTKAYTTQVVALYLFACYLAQERGSVGAFQVPQILAELKKLPELAQKMLESAPSIEQFARRYADKEDAFFIGRGLDYAVALEGALKLKEISYIHAEAYAAGELKHGTLALITEGVPVIALVTQDDLYEKTVSNIVEVKARDAYVLGVAWEGDSSIHKYVDEVITIPRTTPFLAPILSVIPLQLLAYYASVARGNDVDKPRNLAKSVTVE comes from the coding sequence ATGTGTGGAATTGTGGGATATATCGGGCATCGGCAAGCGCAAGACGTGTTGATTCACGGACTCAGCAAATTGGAATATCGCGGCTATGATTCGGCTGGTATCGCCGTGTTTGACGGCGGCTCGATTCAACTGCAAAAATCGGTGGGACGCCTGGCCACGTTGGAGGAGCGGGTGAAAGGCCACGCGGTGCTGACTGGTTCCCAGGGCATCGGTCATACCCGCTGGGCGACGCACGGTCGTCCGTCGGATGATAACGCACATCCGCATATGGATGAAGCGGGACGTTTCGTGGTTGTGCACAACGGGATTATCGAAAATTATCTGGAACTGCGCGAGGAATTGACTGCGAAGGGGCACAGGTTCCAATCGGAGACCGACACGGAGGTGGTCGTGCACCTGATTGAGGAGCTGTACAACGGCGATTTGTTCAAAACGGTCGTGCAGGTGTTGAAACGGATCCACGGCGCGTTCGCGCTGGCCATCATGGCGCAGGATGAGCCGGGCAAGCTGATTGCGGTCCGCAAGCAAAGCCCGCTGGTGATCGGGCTCGGGGAGGGCGAAAATTTCATCGCGTCCGACATCCCGGCCATCCTCGAATACACCCGTAAAACCTACATCATGGACGACGGGGAGATCGCGGTGTTGACGGCTGACGGGGTGGAGTGTTTCACATTTGAAGGCAACCCGATCAGCAAGGAAGTGTTCAATGTCACGTGGGACGCGATGGCGGCTGAAAAAGGCGGCTACGAGCATTTCATGCTGAAGGAAATTCATGAACAGCCCCGTGCCATCCGCGATACCCTGACGGGACGGATTTCGGAAGACGGGCAGCGGGTGGTGCTGAAGGAACTGAACTGGCGGCCCGAACTGGCGGGAGCGATCGACCGCATCCATATCGTGGCATGCGGAACGTCCTGGCACGCCGGGCTGGTCGGCAAAGAGGTGATTGAAAAATTGACGCGGATTCCGGTCGATGTCGAGATCGCATCCGAATACCGGTACCGCGATCCGATCCTGACGGAAAATACGCTGGTGATCGTCATCTCGCAATCGGGCGAAACGGCTGATACGCTTGCCGCTTTGCGGGAATCGAAGCAGCGCGGAGCACGCGTTCTGGCCATCACCAACGTACTCGGTTCCTCCGTCAACCGGGAAGCGGATGACACGATCATCACGATGGCCGGCCCCGAGATCGCCGTGGCATCCACCAAGGCATATACAACCCAGGTGGTCGCTCTCTACCTGTTCGCTTGCTATCTGGCGCAGGAGCGCGGTTCGGTCGGCGCCTTTCAAGTGCCGCAGATTTTGGCCGAGTTGAAGAAACTGCCGGAGTTGGCGCAAAAGATGCTGGAATCGGCGCCGTCGATCGAACAATTTGCACGCAGGTACGCCGACAAGGAAGATGCATTTTTCATCGGGCGCGGCCTGGACTACGCGGTTGCGCTGGAGGGCGCTTTGAAACTCAAGGAGATTTCCTACATCCACGCGGAAGCGTACGCGGCGGGGGAATTGAAGCACGGAACGCTCGCCCTGATCACCGAAGGAGTACCGGTCATCGCGCTGGTCACCCAAGACGACCTCTACGAAAAAACGGTCTCCAACATCGTCGAGGTGAAGGCGCGCGATGCGTATGTCCTGGGGGTGGCCTGGGAAGGAGACAGTTCGATTCACAAATATGTGGACGAAGTGATCACCATCCCGCGCACGACTCCGTTCCTGGCACCGATCCTGTCGGTCATCCCGCTGCAACTGCTCGCTTACTACGCATCGGTCGCCCGCGGCAACGACGTCGACAAACCGCGGAATTTGGCGAAGAGCGTGACGGTGGAGTAA
- the glmM gene encoding phosphoglucosamine mutase produces MGRLFGTDGVRGVANTELSAELAYRLGRAAAYILTRGKQGARIVVGKDTRISGDMLEAALISGILSVGVNAIRVGVVSTPGVAYLTRTLKADAGVMISASHNPVADNGIKFFGGDGFKLLDEVEAEIESLLEGEDRMPRPTAGDIGRVEERPDAVVQYIEYLQTTVPNRFDGLKVVLDCGNGAAYQIAPEVFRRLGAEVIAIHAEPNGVNINVKCGSTHPDVVREAVLQHGANVGLSFDGDADRLIAVDEQGQLVDGDYVMAILGRSLKAAGQLPHNTIVTTVMSNVGFVKAAKELGIDLVRTAVGDRYVMEAMREGGYVLGGEQSGHIIMLQHNTTGDGVLTAIQLTNVLVAEGKPLSELRSVMRSYPQVLVNVRVANKEAWEQNDAIRQAIRSVEEKLGDEGRVLVRPSGTEPLIRVMAEGPDEQTVREYVNRIADVVKKELGAT; encoded by the coding sequence TTGGGACGTTTGTTTGGAACAGATGGAGTGCGGGGAGTCGCGAATACGGAGTTGTCTGCCGAACTTGCGTATCGGCTGGGGCGTGCAGCGGCGTACATATTGACACGTGGAAAGCAAGGCGCCCGGATTGTGGTCGGAAAAGACACCCGGATTTCGGGCGATATGCTGGAAGCCGCCTTGATTTCCGGGATTTTGTCGGTTGGCGTCAACGCGATTCGGGTGGGAGTCGTTTCGACTCCCGGCGTTGCGTATTTGACGCGGACACTGAAGGCGGACGCGGGTGTCATGATCTCCGCTTCGCATAACCCGGTGGCCGATAACGGGATCAAATTTTTTGGCGGCGACGGGTTCAAGTTGTTGGACGAAGTGGAAGCGGAAATCGAATCGCTGCTGGAAGGAGAAGACCGGATGCCGCGGCCCACCGCGGGGGACATCGGGCGTGTGGAAGAGCGGCCTGATGCGGTCGTCCAGTATATCGAATATCTGCAGACGACCGTTCCCAACCGGTTTGACGGCTTGAAAGTCGTACTCGACTGCGGGAACGGAGCGGCGTATCAAATTGCGCCAGAAGTGTTTCGCCGGTTGGGAGCGGAAGTGATCGCCATCCACGCGGAACCGAACGGCGTCAATATCAATGTGAAGTGCGGATCGACCCATCCGGATGTGGTGCGGGAAGCGGTCTTGCAGCACGGCGCCAATGTCGGATTGTCGTTTGACGGCGACGCGGATCGCTTGATCGCGGTGGATGAGCAAGGCCAACTGGTCGACGGCGATTACGTAATGGCGATTCTCGGGCGATCCCTGAAAGCGGCAGGCCAACTGCCCCACAACACGATCGTCACGACCGTCATGAGCAATGTCGGATTTGTCAAGGCGGCGAAGGAACTGGGCATCGATCTGGTGCGCACCGCTGTCGGCGACCGTTATGTGATGGAAGCGATGCGGGAAGGCGGCTACGTGCTCGGCGGCGAACAGTCGGGCCACATTATCATGCTGCAGCACAACACAACGGGCGACGGAGTGCTGACAGCCATTCAACTGACAAACGTGCTGGTGGCGGAAGGAAAACCGCTCTCGGAACTGCGCAGCGTGATGCGCTCCTATCCGCAAGTGCTGGTGAATGTGCGGGTGGCAAACAAAGAGGCATGGGAGCAAAACGATGCCATTCGGCAAGCGATTCGCAGTGTGGAAGAAAAATTGGGGGACGAGGGCCGCGTGCTGGTGCGTCCTTCCGGCACGGAACCGCTGATTCGCGTGATGGCGGAAGGCCCGGATGAACAAACGGTGCGGGAATATGTGAATCGGATCGCCGATGTGGTGAAGAAGGAACTGGGCGCAACGTAA
- a CDS encoding CdaR family protein — protein sequence MDSFLRNNNLVRLIAFVLAVMLWLVVRGGPDLPEAPASVGRISETISGTPEVLVDKERVTLVGEPPEVTVRIYGDRLAVWQAKMQVNKIKFVVDARNYGEGVHQVPVQVQGLPPGVSYEPHNVSIRLEANVRREYKVELTVEGARAPSAIEGLRAQPAEVTVVGPASLVEQVHQVQARVPAQALESPGTEHTVTVHALNDKGKPLELTIQPKTVDVVYQPVIQQKTFSKLQPEVKGLESGRKALLPQEGVAVTLEGNPADLATIRPETIRIVVDVTGLGPGEYLREATVTLPATVRLAGGEPLRVPVKIVAQ from the coding sequence ATGGACTCATTTCTGCGAAACAACAATCTGGTGCGATTGATCGCATTCGTCTTGGCCGTCATGTTGTGGCTGGTGGTCCGCGGCGGCCCGGATCTGCCGGAGGCCCCCGCCTCGGTAGGCCGGATCAGCGAGACGATTTCCGGAACGCCGGAAGTGCTGGTCGACAAGGAGCGGGTCACGCTGGTCGGCGAACCGCCGGAGGTCACGGTTCGCATTTACGGTGACCGGCTGGCTGTTTGGCAGGCGAAGATGCAGGTCAACAAAATCAAATTTGTGGTGGACGCCAGGAACTACGGGGAAGGGGTGCATCAGGTTCCGGTGCAAGTGCAGGGGCTGCCGCCCGGCGTTTCCTATGAACCGCACAACGTGTCGATTCGGCTGGAAGCGAACGTGCGGCGGGAGTACAAAGTGGAGCTGACGGTCGAAGGTGCACGGGCTCCGTCGGCGATCGAGGGACTGCGAGCACAGCCGGCGGAAGTGACGGTTGTCGGTCCGGCCTCTCTGGTGGAACAGGTGCACCAAGTGCAGGCCCGCGTACCGGCGCAAGCGTTGGAATCTCCCGGCACCGAGCATACGGTAACGGTTCATGCGCTGAACGATAAAGGAAAACCGCTCGAGCTGACGATCCAGCCGAAAACGGTCGATGTGGTCTATCAACCGGTCATTCAACAAAAAACGTTCTCCAAGCTGCAGCCGGAAGTAAAAGGCTTGGAAAGCGGCCGCAAGGCGCTGCTGCCGCAGGAAGGAGTGGCGGTCACGCTGGAAGGCAACCCGGCCGATCTTGCCACCATTCGCCCGGAAACGATCAGGATCGTGGTGGATGTGACTGGACTCGGACCGGGAGAGTACCTGCGGGAGGCAACGGTCACTCTCCCGGCCACCGTCAGGCTGGCCGGAGGCGAACCGCTCCGCGTGCCGGTCAAAATTGTTGCGCAATAA
- the cdaA gene encoding diadenylate cyclase CdaA: MHGFLDVISQFKITDALDILIVAFVLYRMILLIRGTRAVQLLKGVFVILLMTGISSYLNLRALNWILDKTLTIGLFAIPVVFQPELRRALEQLGRGGFFSRSFVLPKTQEDEADVRRIINELVKAASVLSKNKIGGLIVIERETGIADVMETGIPIEALVSAELLINIFIPNTPLHDGAVVIRGNRIVTANTYLPLSDDPNLEQELGTRHRAAIGITENSDAISIVVSEEKGYVSLAVNGKIIRNIDDQTLRQMLTSHLMPQKTGTFAFFGRKAEEK; encoded by the coding sequence TTGCACGGATTTTTGGACGTAATCAGCCAATTTAAAATCACCGACGCGCTTGACATATTGATCGTGGCGTTTGTTTTGTACCGGATGATTCTTTTGATTCGGGGCACCCGGGCCGTCCAACTGTTAAAAGGGGTCTTTGTTATCCTGCTGATGACCGGGATTTCCAGTTATCTGAACCTGCGTGCCCTCAACTGGATCCTTGACAAGACGCTGACGATCGGCTTGTTTGCCATCCCTGTCGTATTTCAGCCCGAGCTGCGCCGCGCTCTGGAACAACTGGGGCGTGGCGGCTTTTTTTCCCGTTCGTTCGTGTTGCCAAAGACGCAGGAGGATGAGGCGGATGTCCGCCGGATCATCAACGAGCTCGTGAAGGCCGCTTCCGTCTTGTCGAAAAACAAGATCGGGGGCTTGATCGTGATCGAACGGGAAACCGGGATCGCCGACGTGATGGAAACCGGGATCCCGATCGAAGCGCTGGTTTCGGCCGAACTGCTGATCAATATTTTTATCCCGAACACGCCGTTGCATGACGGGGCGGTGGTGATTCGGGGCAACCGGATCGTGACGGCGAACACGTACCTGCCATTGTCAGACGATCCGAATCTGGAGCAGGAACTGGGGACCCGTCACCGGGCGGCGATCGGCATCACGGAGAATTCAGACGCCATCTCGATCGTCGTCTCGGAGGAAAAAGGGTATGTTTCGCTGGCGGTCAACGGCAAAATCATTCGCAACATCGATGATCAGACGCTCCGTCAAATGTTGACAAGCCACCTGATGCCGCAAAAAACAGGAACGTTTGCGTTCTTCGGGCGAAAAGCGGAGGAGAAATGA
- a CDS encoding zf-HC2 domain-containing protein — MDCGHIRKKMHSFLDDELEQTERAEVEEHIAFCPACRQHYMELGRVVQQLSAAEWLKAPAGFTENLLSAMRREQVTRRNWRVPLVRWTGIAAAAAFLFSLGVWWAMPDHFSVTANPSAGLVVQDRKVIIPKGHEYKGDLVIHNGDVIVEGKVDGDIIAMNGQIYKQAGADISGKTEEINESLQIFAYYLDKFWATIRNAFK; from the coding sequence ATGGACTGCGGGCATATTCGAAAGAAGATGCATTCGTTTCTGGATGATGAACTGGAACAGACGGAACGAGCGGAAGTCGAGGAGCATATTGCCTTCTGCCCGGCGTGCCGACAGCACTATATGGAACTTGGACGGGTGGTGCAGCAGCTTTCGGCGGCAGAGTGGCTGAAAGCGCCCGCCGGTTTTACGGAAAATTTGCTGTCGGCGATGCGGCGGGAACAGGTGACGCGGCGCAATTGGCGGGTGCCGTTGGTTCGCTGGACCGGTATCGCGGCGGCTGCCGCTTTCCTGTTCAGCCTGGGGGTGTGGTGGGCGATGCCGGACCATTTTTCGGTGACGGCCAATCCGTCCGCCGGGTTGGTGGTGCAAGACCGCAAGGTGATAATCCCGAAAGGGCATGAATATAAAGGGGATCTGGTGATCCACAACGGAGACGTGATTGTTGAAGGAAAAGTGGACGGGGATATTATCGCCATGAACGGCCAGATCTACAAACAGGCGGGTGCGGATATTTCCGGAAAGACAGAGGAAATCAATGAGTCGCTGCAGATTTTTGCGTATTACTTGGACAAATTTTGGGCAACCATTCGCAATGCTTTCAAATAA
- the sigW gene encoding RNA polymerase sigma factor SigW yields the protein MDLLEHKIVKRAQKGDRIAFAELVELYKDKLYNLSYRMLGNPHDAEEVAQEAFMRAYIHLKKYDSRHKFSTWLLRIATNCCIDRLRKKQADYSLDAPLDEADGADLYTILPSPDTLPDDQVVIREARLQLQAAIEQLPPAYRAVVILKYVEDLSLQEIADVLSVPVSTVKTRLHRGREALRAHFRE from the coding sequence ATGGACTTGTTGGAACACAAAATCGTCAAACGAGCGCAAAAAGGGGACCGCATCGCGTTTGCCGAGCTGGTCGAACTGTACAAGGACAAATTGTATAATTTATCGTACCGGATGCTCGGCAATCCGCACGATGCGGAGGAAGTCGCGCAAGAGGCGTTCATGCGCGCCTACATCCATTTGAAAAAATACGATTCCCGCCACAAGTTTTCCACCTGGCTCTTGCGGATTGCCACCAATTGCTGCATCGACCGCCTGCGCAAGAAACAGGCCGACTATTCGCTCGATGCGCCGTTGGATGAAGCGGACGGCGCCGATTTGTATACGATTTTGCCCAGTCCGGATACACTGCCCGATGACCAGGTGGTGATCCGCGAGGCGCGGCTGCAGCTGCAGGCGGCGATCGAACAGTTGCCGCCCGCCTACCGGGCAGTGGTGATCCTGAAGTATGTCGAGGATCTGTCGCTGCAAGAGATCGCAGATGTTCTGTCCGTGCCGGTGTCTACCGTAAAAACCAGGTTGCACAGAGGCAGAGAAGCGCTGCGCGCCCATTTTCGCGAATGA